A window of the Dermacentor variabilis isolate Ectoservices unplaced genomic scaffold, ASM5094787v1 scaffold_12, whole genome shotgun sequence genome harbors these coding sequences:
- the LOC142566248 gene encoding uncharacterized protein LOC142566248 — protein MSGTTRLLALCLLSSAVRGAPKPQQTALEGLVAARDVLSTLETTTLQNVGLQDRAFRVGLGAFSGEATLSNGTLRSVSGVRAVNLTPADGAESSVVRADLPLSKMVIHYNANVTFNSRSELAGMDVEVDSLELVVELSHEGKGQLELQSVEARDMAEMRVRFSGLRVFQAQSDLLSLLFRGAFRFDIEDEVVAIFEDILRELVDTHNVNNL, from the coding sequence ATGAGCGGCACGACCAGGCTGCTCGCACTGTGCCTCCTGTCGAGCGCCGTGCGCGGCGCGCCCAAGCCGCAGCAGACAGCTCTGGAAGGCCTGGTCGCTGCACGGGACGTCCTGTCCACCCTCGAGACGACGACGCTGCAGAATGTGGGACTCCAAGACCGCGCATTCCGTGTCGGCCTCGGCGCGTTCAGTGGCGAAGCCACTCTCTCCAACGGCACTCTGCGCAGTGTCTCCGGTGTGCGGGCCGTCAACCTGACGCCAGCCGATGGCGCCGAGTCTTCGGTCGTCCGTGCCGACTTGCCCCTGAGCAAGATGGTCATTCACTACAACGCCAACGTTACGTTCAATTCGCGCAGCGAACTGGCCGGAATGGACGTCGAGGTCGACTCCCTCGAGCTCGTCGTGGAGCTGAGCCACGAGGGCAAGGGCCAGCTGGAGCTGCAGTCCGTCGAGGCCCGCGACATGGCCGAGATGCGGGTGCGGTTCAGCGGCCTCCGCGTGTTCCAGGCACAGAGCGACCTGCTTTCGTTGCTCTTCCGCGGTGCGTTTCGCTTCGACATCGAGGACGAGGTGGTGGCCATCTTCGAGGACATTTTGCGCGAGCTCGTCGACACCCATAACGTCAACAACCTGTGA